One Janthinobacterium sp. TB1-E2 genomic region harbors:
- a CDS encoding ferritin-like domain-containing protein: MPIFPLTSTIAAMPQELRTTALACLLEPDPATKVAMVAAMAEAQLSIDAQAPLAPTGPVPGRPERPELVPPRLVGRRSMITPEGRAMLVHALAHIEFNAMNLALDALWRFPDLPFDYYTDWLRVAKEEATHFAMLQAHLQVLGHTYGDFPGHDSLWEMVDKTRGDVLARMALVPRTLEARGLDAIPPLRAKLAQAGDMAAAAILDIILRDEVGHVEIGNRWYGYLCDQRGLELRATYAELALRYEAPTLRGPFNLEARRRAGFSELELSDLPA; encoded by the coding sequence ATGCCGATATTTCCATTGACCTCCACCATAGCCGCAATGCCGCAAGAATTGCGCACGACTGCGCTCGCCTGCCTGCTCGAACCGGACCCGGCAACGAAGGTGGCGATGGTGGCGGCCATGGCCGAAGCCCAGCTTTCTATCGATGCGCAAGCGCCTTTGGCGCCGACCGGCCCCGTGCCGGGCCGTCCCGAACGGCCGGAACTGGTGCCGCCGCGTCTGGTGGGGCGGCGGTCGATGATCACGCCGGAAGGGCGCGCCATGCTCGTGCATGCGCTCGCGCACATTGAGTTCAATGCCATGAATCTGGCGCTCGACGCGCTGTGGCGCTTCCCGGATTTGCCCTTTGACTACTACACGGACTGGCTGCGCGTGGCAAAGGAGGAAGCCACGCACTTTGCCATGCTGCAGGCGCACCTGCAGGTGCTGGGGCACACATATGGCGACTTCCCAGGCCACGACAGCCTGTGGGAAATGGTCGACAAGACGCGCGGCGACGTGCTGGCGCGCATGGCGCTCGTGCCGCGCACCCTGGAAGCGCGGGGGCTCGATGCGATTCCGCCGCTGCGCGCCAAGCTGGCGCAGGCGGGCGACATGGCCGCTGCCGCCATCCTCGACATCATCCTGCGCGATGAAGTGGGGCACGTGGAAATCGGCAACCGCTGGTATGGCTACCTGTGCGATCAAAGGGGCCTGGAATTGCGCGCCACCTATGCCGAGCTGGCGCTGCGCTACGAAGCGCCCACCCTGCGCGGTCCGTTCAACCTGGAAGCGCGGCGCCGTGCGGGGTTTTCGGAGCTGGAATTGTCCGATCTGCCCGCCTGA
- the dsdC gene encoding DNA-binding transcriptional regulator DsdC, producing MATLTASQFANLHTFLVAARHASFALAAQELALTPSAVSHRIARLEAGLGLRLFERLTRQVKLTQDGERIFAALQIGWDGLHAALAGGDALTGSITVHARPSIAQCWLVPRLAGFTAQYPDVSIDLRVGNDSVDFRAGQVDLALHYGDGNFPGLASRKLMDEWLAPVCSPDYAREHGLLDAPHQIQDATVLHDTLAWPACAPDAEWRLWLDGQAPGVNLPARSLRFDRADLCAQAAIHHAGVAMGRRQLVQPWLDSGQLILPFGDFSLDSPQAYYLVHSGRAALPARVQALFDWLLGQVSVSC from the coding sequence ATGGCGACGCTGACGGCCAGCCAGTTTGCCAACCTGCACACGTTTCTCGTGGCGGCGCGCCATGCCAGTTTTGCGCTGGCCGCGCAGGAACTGGCGCTCACGCCCAGCGCCGTCAGCCACCGCATCGCGCGGCTGGAAGCGGGCCTGGGTCTGCGCTTGTTCGAGCGCCTGACGCGGCAGGTAAAGCTGACGCAGGATGGCGAACGCATCTTCGCCGCGCTGCAAATTGGCTGGGATGGTTTGCATGCGGCGCTGGCCGGCGGCGATGCGCTCACGGGCAGCATCACCGTGCATGCGCGCCCCTCCATCGCCCAGTGCTGGCTCGTGCCGCGCCTGGCAGGTTTCACGGCGCAGTATCCGGACGTGTCGATCGATTTGCGCGTGGGAAATGATAGCGTGGACTTTCGCGCGGGCCAGGTCGACCTGGCCTTGCATTACGGCGACGGCAACTTTCCCGGCCTGGCATCGCGCAAGCTGATGGACGAATGGCTGGCGCCCGTGTGCAGCCCGGATTATGCACGCGAACACGGTTTGCTCGATGCGCCGCATCAGATTCAAGACGCGACGGTACTGCACGACACCCTGGCCTGGCCCGCCTGCGCGCCCGATGCCGAGTGGCGGCTGTGGCTGGACGGGCAGGCGCCCGGCGTAAACTTGCCCGCGCGCAGCCTGCGTTTCGACCGCGCCGACCTGTGCGCGCAGGCGGCCATCCACCACGCCGGCGTGGCCATGGGCCGGCGCCAGCTGGTGCAGCCGTGGTTAGATAGCGGCCAGCTGATCCTGCCGTTTGGCGATTTTTCCCTGGACAGCCCGCAGGCGTATTACCTCGTGCACAGCGGACGCGCCGCACTGCCGGCAAGAGTGCAAGCCTTGTTTGACTGGCTGCTGGGGCAGGTTTCAGTTAGTTGCTGA
- a CDS encoding D-serine ammonia-lyase, giving the protein MLPTSAIVALREKFPLITELMALEPLSWFNPGIAPAAEGLKDVGLTADDVAQASARLARFAPYLAKAFPETQASGGVIESPVVPLPAMQAAPGLALDMTSGQLWLKQDSHLPISGSIKARGGIYEVLKHAETLALDAGLLKDGDDYSLLASDAVRAFFGQYAIAVGSTGNLGLSIGIMSARLGFRATVHMSADARQWKKDKLRSHGVTVVEYATDYSVAVEAGRKQAENDATCHFVDDENSHDLFLGYAVAGQRLKAQFAAKNVTVDAQHPLFVYLPCGVGGGPGGVAFGLKLAFGDHVHCIFVEPTHSPCMLLGVYTGLHDGISVQEIGIDNLTAADGLAVGRPSGFVGRAMQRLIDGYATVTDEELYRLLTTLEQTQGLRLEPSAVAGFAGIPAVLAAPQYRQHLEAATHLVWGTGGSMVPEHEMAAYVARGHALLAAGAA; this is encoded by the coding sequence ATGCTGCCCACTTCCGCCATCGTCGCGCTGCGCGAAAAATTTCCCCTGATTACAGAACTGATGGCCTTGGAGCCCTTGAGCTGGTTCAACCCCGGCATTGCGCCGGCGGCCGAGGGTCTGAAAGACGTGGGCTTGACGGCGGATGACGTGGCGCAGGCCAGTGCGCGTCTGGCCCGTTTTGCGCCGTATCTGGCCAAGGCTTTCCCGGAAACGCAGGCCAGCGGCGGCGTCATCGAGTCGCCCGTCGTGCCGTTGCCAGCCATGCAGGCGGCACCAGGTTTGGCGTTAGACATGACAAGCGGTCAGCTGTGGCTCAAGCAGGATAGCCATTTGCCCATTTCCGGCTCGATCAAGGCGCGCGGCGGCATCTATGAAGTGCTGAAACATGCGGAAACGCTGGCGCTGGACGCAGGCTTGCTGAAAGACGGCGATGATTACAGCCTGCTGGCCAGCGACGCCGTACGGGCGTTTTTCGGCCAGTATGCGATCGCCGTCGGCTCGACGGGCAACCTGGGTTTGTCGATCGGCATCATGAGCGCGCGCCTGGGCTTTCGTGCCACCGTCCACATGTCGGCTGACGCGCGGCAATGGAAGAAGGACAAATTGCGCAGCCACGGCGTCACCGTCGTCGAGTACGCAACCGACTACAGCGTGGCCGTGGAAGCGGGGCGCAAACAGGCGGAGAACGATGCCACCTGCCACTTCGTCGACGATGAAAATTCGCACGATCTGTTTCTCGGCTACGCGGTGGCGGGCCAGCGCCTGAAAGCCCAGTTCGCCGCAAAGAACGTCACGGTCGATGCGCAGCATCCCTTGTTCGTGTATCTGCCGTGCGGCGTGGGCGGCGGCCCCGGCGGCGTGGCCTTCGGCTTGAAGCTGGCTTTTGGCGATCATGTTCACTGCATCTTCGTCGAGCCGACCCATTCACCGTGCATGCTGCTGGGCGTGTACACGGGCTTGCATGATGGCATCAGCGTGCAGGAAATCGGCATCGACAACCTGACGGCCGCCGATGGCCTGGCCGTGGGACGCCCGTCCGGCTTCGTCGGGCGCGCCATGCAGCGGCTGATTGACGGCTACGCCACGGTCACGGATGAAGAACTGTACCGCTTGCTTACGACGCTGGAACAAACGCAAGGTTTGCGCCTGGAACCGTCGGCCGTGGCCGGTTTCGCGGGCATTCCTGCCGTGCTGGCCGCGCCGCAATACCGGCAGCACCTGGAAGCGGCCACGCACCTGGTGTGGGGCACGGGCGGCAGCATGGTGCCGGAGCACGAAATGGCCGCTTACGTGGCGCGCGGCCACGCCTTGCTGGCGGCCGGCGCCGCTTGA